The Mesorhizobium sp. AR10 genome includes the window AATCTTCTGGCCTGAGTCGTTTCCTCGAATCCTCCGCTGATACGCTAGCCGGATGACAGAAAAAAGAAACGTATCGTTGACTAGATAGTATCGCGTCAGCGAGCCGGCAAATGAACCGAGAACGCCGCGCCCTTGCCGACTTCCGACTTGATCGAAAGTCTGGCGTTGTGACGCGTCAGGATGTGCTTGACGATCGACAGGCCAAGGCCGGTGCCTTTCTGGTTCCGGCTGCTCTCGACGTCGACGCGGTAGAAGCGCTCGGTGATGCGCGGGATGTGTTCTTCGGGAATGCCGGGACCAAAATCCCTGATGGTGACGTCGATGCCTGGTTCGGGACCGGCATCGTTGCGCGCGATCGACACCACGACGCGGCCGCCTGATTGTCCGTATTTGCAGGCATTTTCCAGCAGGTTTTCGAAAACCTGGAACAGTTCGTCCCGGTCCCCGGGCACGTCCAGCGGTCCCTCAGCGAAATCCCGCTCGATGACGATGCCGTTTTCCCTGGCGAGCGGCCCAAGCGAATCGATGACGCTGTCGATGGTCTGGCGAAGATCGACCTCGGTTCCCGGCGTCAGATAGGGCTTCATTTCGAGCCGCGATAGCGAAAGCAAATCATCGATCAGCCGCGCCATGCGGCCGGTCTGGCTCTGCATGATCTGCAGGAACTGCTCGCGCGCCGCCGGGTCGTTGCGGGCCGGACCGCGCAGCGTCTCGATGAAACCTGAGATCGAGGCCAGCGGGGTGCGCAGTTCATGGCTGGCGTTGGCGATGAAGTCGGCGCGCATGCGGTCGATCCGGCGCGCCTCGCTCTGGTCCTTGAACACCAGCACATAGAGATCGGTGGCGTGGCCGACCGAAGATGCGCTGACCCGGTAGGTCCGTTCGACCGGCAGCTTTTCGGTGTAGTCGACAACGTCCGAGGCGACGTTCCCCGACAAAACGCCGTCCAGCAAGGCCTGCATTTCGGGCGCGCGGAACTTCAGCGACAGCGACATGCCCGGCGCGATCCCGCCAAAGGCGGCAAAGGCGGCGGCGTTGGCGTGGACGATGGTGGCAGTGCGATCGAAAATGACCAGCGGATCGGCAACGGCTGCGGCGAGATATTCGCCGGAAAGCCTTTGCAGCCCGCTCGCCTCGATCGCGGCACTCTCGGTGGGTTGGCCCGCGACTCCGGCCGGCAGCATCGCCGCGGCAAGCAGCACGGCACATGCCAACAGGACGACATAGGCGGACATACCGGAAAAACCATAGACGGCCAGAACCGCGACGATCCCCGCGGCGAGCAGCCAGCGGCTGTTCCAGAGCCGGATGGCGACGGCCTGCGCCGTACTTTTCTGCTCTGCGCCGATGTCAGCCATTCGCGCGTCCCGTGCCTTCGCACTCAGTCGGCCGGCCGGCTGGAAAACTTCTGCTGGACCGGTATGGAGGCTCCCAATAGCATGAGTCCGGAAGCTGAAAAGGGTTGGTCTCGATGAAAAATGCCAATGAAACGCCCTCCGCACCCGCGTCGGGGCCGCTCAAGATCAGGATCGACGGCAAGGAGCGGGAGTTCGACATCGAGAATCCCGAGCTTCCGGACTGGGTCGAGGACAACAAGCTGACCGCCGGCGGCTACCCCTACGACAAGAAACTGAAAAGCGAGGACTATGACGAGACGCTCGAGCGGCTGCAGATCGAGCTGGTCAAGGCGCAGGCATGGCTGCAATCGACCGGCAAGCGAGTGATTGCGCTGTTCGAGGGACGTGATGCCGCCGGCAAGGGTGGCACGATCTTCGTGCTGCGCGAGTATCTGAACCCTCGAACCGCGCGCAATGTGGCGCTGACCAAGCCGACCGAGACCGAACGCGGACAGTGGTATTACCAGCGCTATGTGGCGCATTTCCCGACCGCGGGCGAGTTCGTCACGTTTGACCGCTCCTGGTACAACCGCGCCGGTGTGGAGCCGGTGATGGGTTTCTGCACGCCGGAACAGCACGAGAAATTCCTGGACGAGACCCCGCATTTTGAACGGATGATCTGCAACGAAGGCATTCATTTCTTCAAATTCTGGCTGGACATCGGCCGGGAAACACAGCTCGAACGGTTTCACGATCGCCGGTGGTCTCCGCTGAAGAGCTGGAAGTTCTCGCCGATCGACATTGCCGGCATCACGAAATGGGACGACTACACCAAGGCGCGCGATCTCATGGTCGAACGCACCCACAAGCAATTCGCGCCGTGGATCATCGTTCGCGCCAACGACAAGCGGCGCGAGCGGCTGGCCGTGATCCGGCGCATCCTTCTGTCATTGCCCTATGACGGACGCGATCTCGACATCATCGGCAAGGAAGACAAGAAGATCATCGGCGAAGGGCCGTCATTCCTGAACAAGTAGCGTGCGCGCTCCAATAGAGCGTGTTGCACCTGGATTGAACCATTCCGCCGGCGGCGGGTTCAACCCAGGTGAAAAAGCTCCACGCATCGCGATTGCCGCGATGGCTTCTCAAGCCGCCAGCCGGGCGATCCGCTGCAACCGCCGCAGCGTGGTGTCGTCCTGCAGCGCCTGCTGGAAAAGCGAAATCTCGTGATCGATGCGGTCGCAGAGCGCGCCTGTGTCACCCCTGAGCAGGCCGCGCGTCTGCAGCAGAGCGGCGACCGGCTTCTTGGCAAGCTGCCTTGCCCTGGCAAGCGCCGCATCCTCGACGCTGCCGTCCGCGACGATCTCCGCGACGAGACCGAGTGCCTTGGCGTCGTCGACTGCCAGCGTATCGCCCAGGCAGAAAAAGCGGAAAGCGCCGGCGTAACCGAGTTTTTGCGGCGCCAAGATGCTGGTCGCGGCGTCCGGCACCAGGCCGAAATCGACAAACGGTACCCGGAACGTGCTTTTGCTCGACGCGATCACCATGTCGCAATGGAACAAGATGGTGCAGCCGACACCGACGGCATCGCCATCGACACAGGCGAGGATCGGTTTGGGAAACGTCGCCAGCGTTCGGAACATGTCGGTGACGGCGGCGATCAGCTGCTGATGCTTGGTGGCATCGAGGAACTCGGAAAAATCACCGCCGAGGCAGAAGCAGCCGGCCAAGCCGCGGAGCACCACGACACGCACTTCGTCGTCGATGGCGGCTTCATGGAAAGCCTTTGCCAGGCTTTCATAGGCTCGCCTGTCCAGTACCGGCCGGCCGTCATCCGACGACACGGTGACGACCAGCGTATGATTGCGCAATTCTGGTTGCGGATGGATACTCATTACACTCTCCACTCTCACAATACTCTCCACTCTCACGAGGCCAGCCTGAGGCCGAGCATGTCGGGATAACCTCTGGCCAGCACCGGCGCGAAATGATTGCGACGCGAACGCACCACCTGCAGCGTATGCTCGTTGAAGGTGAGCAGCGTGGCTACGACCTGCTGGTTGCCATAGGTGCGCTGGTAGCCAAGCGGCGTCGCCAGGAAATGCAGCTGCAACGCGCGCAGGACCCACATCGGCTCGAATTCGATGATCACCTGATTGACGTTCCGCTTCAGCCCCCACTCGACGAAGCCTGCAATCAGCTCGGTGCCGACCGTCGACACGCCACGTCGGCCGTCGCGAAACCCGGGCGCCACCGCATAGCGGGTCAACTCGTAGACATTCGGTCCGGAAGGCGGCGTCCCTTCAAAGAGATCCGTCAGCACCTCGGTCAGAAGATGCGCCCGGGTCGTCGGGAGCATTCTCTGATAGCCGGCGAGTTCACCGCCACGGATGACGATCTGATGCACCGCCTCGTCGTGGTCGAACTGGTCGACCTCAAGCCCGTCGGGGCGCTTCAGATCGGACCATCCCATCTCCTCGACGAAGATCTTATAGCGCAAGCGATGAACGGCCTCCCAAAGGTCGGGACGTTCCATCAATTCCTGTGTTGTAAGGGAAAAAAGCATTTGCCGTCTCCTGGTTCAAAAGGAAGATACGGCCGTGCTGTTGTGAGAAAATTACGCGATCGCGTAGGCGGGATTTCTTAGGCCGGCGCGGCCGACCTAGCTAATATAGCCGCGCCTTATCGCTTCGGCGACCGCCTGCACCCGGTTGACGGCACCGAGTTTGCTTTTAGCGTTAAGGAGATGTTTTTCGGAGGTGTGCTCCGAAATGCCGAGAATTTGTGAAATCTCCCATTCGGACTTGCCGACGGCTGCCCATTTCAGGCACTCGCGTTCGCGCGGCGTCAATTCGATATGGTCGATGGTCTTGCTCGCCATCGTGTGGAGCTGCATGGCGCGGCCGACGGCATAAGTCGAGACGAGCGACACCAGCCCGAACTCGGCCCCTGACAATTCGACGGCCTCGCCGCCCAGCGACACCATGACGATCTGGCCATCGAGCGTGATCAGAGGAAAGGCCAGGCCGTCGCGCAGCTTGAATTCGCTGGCGTCGCCCATCACCTCGTCGCTACCGTTGTCGATGCGAATGCCCTGAGCCGCCTCCCGCCACTGGAACGGCGCCTGAAGCTGCTTCATGTGGCTGACGACGGGGTCATGATCGACATAGTTGCGCGCCACATAGCGCTCCAGCCATTCCACGGGCCAGTCGCAGAGCAGCACATGATCCTTTTGCTGGCCCCTTGGCGTGCCTGGCTGCGGTACCGTTCCGGCCATCAGCGCCGTCAGGCCGAAGTTCGAGGTGACACCTAGCAGTTTTTCGCAGACCGCGGCCGCCGTGCCAGCCTGCTGCAGCTGATCTATGAATTCCAGTGTGCGATCGAAATGACCCATCGCAACATCTACCCCATGTTGCCTCCCGTTACTGAGATCAATAGTATGTGCCCGACCTGCACTTTGCTATCAACCCCGGATTGCAAAGCAGCGCCCCGTTTGTGGCGCCGGCAACTGCCCCTCCAGTCCACGCCATGCAACTACTTGCAAACTCACTAAAGCATACCCCTAATTCGGCGTGTTGAAATCAAAAAGCGTTGTGCCTGCGCCATTTTCGTACGAAAAGCCAACAAGTCAGAACTGGGGCGGAGTTTTATTGTGGCATTCCGATGGATATCGATCGCGCTGGCATCGATGTTGATCGGGGTACAGTCCCTCGCCGGCATTGCACGGGCCGCGGAGCCGCAGGTGCCGGTGCTTTGGGACGCCAAGGAGCGACTACCGAAGCCGGACCTTTCCGCATTGCCGCGACTGAGATTCCTCACCACCACGGATTTCCCGCCCTTCAACTTTCTCGACAGCGCCGGCCGGTTGTCCGGCTTTCACATCGATCTGGCGCGTGCCATCTGCGCCGAACTCGACGTCGCGGACAAATGCCAGATCCAGGCGCTGCCCTGGGCCGAGCTCGAAGGGGCGCTGCAGAAGGGCGAAGGAGAAGCGATCATCGCCGGCATCGCCGCGACGCCGGAATCGCGATCGAAATACGCCTTCTCACGCTCCTATCTGCAGTTTCCGGCGCGCTTCATCATGCCGAAGACGAAAGCCTTCGCGGAACCGATTTTTGACAGACTGCGCAGCAAGCGCGTCGGCGTCATCGCCGGCTCCGCGCATGAGCGGATGCTGCGCGATTACTTCGGCACCGTTCAGGTCGTCCCGTTCGACAGACCGGAGGCGCTTTACGGCGACCTCAAGGCCGGCAAGATCGACGCCGCCTTCGGCGACGGCATGCGCTTCGCCTTCTGGCTGGGCGGTTCTGACGCCGCCGGTTGCTGCCGTTTTGCCGGTGGCCCGTATCTGGCGCCCGAATATCTGGGCTCGGGCATGGCCATCGCCACCAGGGCCGGCGATCCGGCACTGGCCGCGGCTCTCGACTATGCGCTGCAGGAGATTTCCATCAAGGGCACGTTCGCCGAGTTCTATCTGCGCTATTTCCCGGTCAGTTTTTTCTGATCCGGCCCGGTCAGTTTTTTCTGATCCGGCCCGGTCCGTTTTTTCTGATCCGGTTCCGGTCAGCTTTTTCTAGGGGCCTGGATTCAAGTCAGCGTGCGAAGGCGGGCCTTGGCGGCACGGCCGATGGCGGCCACGGTCAGCGTGTCGAGGTCGAGCTGGCGGCGGATGAGCTGCAGCACCCGCACCTCCTCCATGCGCATTTCGAGATCGACGGCCGCAACTTCGAAGGCCGCGGCATAGGCGGTATCGCGCAGCCGTTCGGGCAGCGCCTCGGCGACCAGCGCCAGAACGCCTTCCAGCCCGTCCTTTTCGTGCAGGCGCTTCTGACAGGCCTGGGCTACCGAGACCAGCCTGTCATGGCTGAAGTCCTGGAACACGGGCCATGAGCGAACGACGTCGCCGATCCGCGCCAGTTCGACGTCGGTCATGTCACGGTCGGAGGCCGAGGTGATGACCATCAGGTAGATCAGGGCTTCATGCGGTGTCGGCAATGGCATTTCTTGCTCCTTGAAACGGGCTCCGAAGGTAGGAACGCGGCCTCTGTGCCGCAAGGAAAAAACGCCGGGATCGTTGACGCTCCGGCCACGCACGCCTAGAGACCGGGCTGAACTCCACCTTCCGGCGATGCCGCGAATAATTTGGAAAACAGTGACATGGCGGGATCAAACATCGTCGATCTCAATCCCGAGGTGCTTGCGGCAGCGGCAGAAAGCAAGGCCTGGCCGTTCGAGGAAGCCAAAAAGATCATCGAGCGCTACAAGGACACGGGCTTTCCCGAGACCATCCTGTTCGAGACCGGCTATGGTCCGTCTGGCCTGCCGCATATCGGTACGTTCGGCGAGGTCGCGCGCACCTCGATGGTGCGCCACGCCTTCCGCGTGCTGACCAGGGACACCGTCAAGACCAAGCTCCTGTGCTTCTCCGACGACATGGATGGCATGCGCAAGATTCCCGACAACGTGCCGGATCGCGCCGCACTCGAGCCGCACTTGCACAAGCCGCTCTCGTCGGTGCCCAATCCCTTCGGCGGCGACTATGCGAGCTTCGCAGACCACAACAACGCGATGCTTTGCCGCTTCCTCGACACGTTCGGGTTCGACTACGAATTCGCCAGCGCGACGGCGTACTACAAGGCAGGCCGCTTCGACGCGATGTTGTTGCGCGCCGCCGAACGCTTCGACGAGATCATGGCGGTGATGCTGCCGACGCTCGGGCAGGAGCGCCAGGCGACCTACAGCCCGTTCCTGCCGATTTCCCCGAAGAGCGGCCGCGTGCTCTACGTTCCGATGAAGCATGTCGACGCCAAGGCCGGCACCATCACCTTCGACGATGACGGCACCGAGACCACGCTTTCGATAACGGGCGGCAGAGTGAAGCTTCAGTGGAAGCCGGATTTCGGCATGCGCTGGGCAGCGCTCGGCGTCGATTTCGAAATGTTCGGCAAGGACCACCAGACGAATGCGGTGGTCTACGACCGTATCTGCAACATTCTGGGCGGGCGGGCACCGGAGCACTTCGTCTATGAACTGTTCCTGGACGAGAACGGCCAGAAGATCTCGAAGTCGAAGGGGAACGGCATCACCATCGACCAGTGGCTGGCCTATGCGCCGACCGAAAGTCTCGGGCTCTACATGTACCAGCGGCCTCGGCAAGCCAAGAAGCTCTATTTCGACGTCATCCCGCGGGCCGTGGACGAGTACTACACGTTCCTCACCGCCTATGGCAGGCAGGATTGGAAAGAGCGGCTGGGCAATCCGGTCTGGCACATGCATGACGGCAACCCGCCAACGATCGACCTGCCGGTGCCGTTCTCGCTGCTGCTCAATCTCGTCAGTGCCTCCAACGCCCAGAACACGGATGTGTTGTGGGGTTTCATCTCGCGCCATGCGCCGGGCGTGACCCCTGCGACCCATCCCGAGCTCGACCAGCTGGTCGGTTATGCGATCCGCTATTTCGACGATTTCGTGAAGCCGGCCAAGGTGTACCGGGCCGCCGACGCGGTCGAGCGCGAGGCGCTGACGAAGCTCTCCGACGCGCTCGCCGCGTTGCCATCTGGGGCCAGCGGCGAGGCGATCCAGAACGCGGCCCTCAACGTCGCGCGCAAGATCGAACGCTACCAGGATCATTCCAAGCAGAGCCCGGAAGGTGGCCCGGGCGTATCAGGCGCCTTCTTCCAGATGATCTACCAGGTACTGATCGGACAGGAGCGGGGCCCGCGCTTCGGTTCGTTCGCAGCACTTTACGGCATTGCAGAGACCCGCGGGCTCATTGAGCGGGCGCTGGCTGGTCAGTTGGCGGCGTAGCCTCCGTCGCCGACGGATCGAGGATCTGCTGCGTCGTCGGTGCCGCCACGACAGGAGTTGGGGCCGGGGGCAGGCCCGAAAGATTGGGGGCGGCAGCAAAGATGCCCTTTTTCGCCGCGCGCGCCTTGTCGCCCGCTTCGACATAGCGACCGCCTGCTGCAGCGCGGGCCCAGCCATTCTCGACCAGCCATTGGCCAACATCCTGCTTGCCAATGCGGCACTCGGCGGCGATCAGGTCGCGGCCACCTTCCGGTGGCACTGCGCAGATCACGGCGCGGCCGCGCAGGAAGGCGCGGAATGCCGTCCGTGCCCGGATGCCACATGCCCATGACTTGCCGTCATCCGAACAGGTTTCGTCCTGCCTGATAATGTCGATTCCCGAGATGGCGACGGAATAGCCCTTCGCCTCGATCAATCCGGCAGCAGACGCGACCGGCTGAAAGAGCGGAGTTCCCTTCCAGTCGTCGGGCATCTTCGGCTTCAGCGGCACGGCCAGCGCCAGCTTGCCCAGCGGTGCGCGCGGCTCGACCCGCTCTAGCTCTTCGGCAGGAAGCTGCGGCGGCGCGACGATTTCAGGGTCGATTGCCCTGGAATGCACTGCCGGCTTTGCAGGCATGGCTTGAGGAATGGCTGAGGTGGCCGGCTCACTGGGCACGGTGTCAGCGTTCGCCTCGATCTTGTCGACGCCGACGTTGTCGTCCCCGCGTTGCAGGACGCGTCCGCCAGCGACCACCGCGGCAGCCATCGCCAGGATCGCCAGAGCAGCCACGACAGCGTGATGCGGACGCA containing:
- a CDS encoding ATP-binding protein; this translates as MADIGAEQKSTAQAVAIRLWNSRWLLAAGIVAVLAVYGFSGMSAYVVLLACAVLLAAAMLPAGVAGQPTESAAIEASGLQRLSGEYLAAAVADPLVIFDRTATIVHANAAAFAAFGGIAPGMSLSLKFRAPEMQALLDGVLSGNVASDVVDYTEKLPVERTYRVSASSVGHATDLYVLVFKDQSEARRIDRMRADFIANASHELRTPLASISGFIETLRGPARNDPAAREQFLQIMQSQTGRMARLIDDLLSLSRLEMKPYLTPGTEVDLRQTIDSVIDSLGPLARENGIVIERDFAEGPLDVPGDRDELFQVFENLLENACKYGQSGGRVVVSIARNDAGPEPGIDVTIRDFGPGIPEEHIPRITERFYRVDVESSRNQKGTGLGLSIVKHILTRHNARLSIKSEVGKGAAFSVHLPAR
- the ppk2 gene encoding polyphosphate kinase 2 — translated: MKNANETPSAPASGPLKIRIDGKEREFDIENPELPDWVEDNKLTAGGYPYDKKLKSEDYDETLERLQIELVKAQAWLQSTGKRVIALFEGRDAAGKGGTIFVLREYLNPRTARNVALTKPTETERGQWYYQRYVAHFPTAGEFVTFDRSWYNRAGVEPVMGFCTPEQHEKFLDETPHFERMICNEGIHFFKFWLDIGRETQLERFHDRRWSPLKSWKFSPIDIAGITKWDDYTKARDLMVERTHKQFAPWIIVRANDKRRERLAVIRRILLSLPYDGRDLDIIGKEDKKIIGEGPSFLNK
- a CDS encoding enoyl-CoA hydratase-related protein; translation: MSIHPQPELRNHTLVVTVSSDDGRPVLDRRAYESLAKAFHEAAIDDEVRVVVLRGLAGCFCLGGDFSEFLDATKHQQLIAAVTDMFRTLATFPKPILACVDGDAVGVGCTILFHCDMVIASSKSTFRVPFVDFGLVPDAATSILAPQKLGYAGAFRFFCLGDTLAVDDAKALGLVAEIVADGSVEDAALARARQLAKKPVAALLQTRGLLRGDTGALCDRIDHEISLFQQALQDDTTLRRLQRIARLAA
- a CDS encoding acyl-homoserine-lactone synthase yields the protein MLFSLTTQELMERPDLWEAVHRLRYKIFVEEMGWSDLKRPDGLEVDQFDHDEAVHQIVIRGGELAGYQRMLPTTRAHLLTEVLTDLFEGTPPSGPNVYELTRYAVAPGFRDGRRGVSTVGTELIAGFVEWGLKRNVNQVIIEFEPMWVLRALQLHFLATPLGYQRTYGNQQVVATLLTFNEHTLQVVRSRRNHFAPVLARGYPDMLGLRLAS
- a CDS encoding helix-turn-helix transcriptional regulator; this translates as MGHFDRTLEFIDQLQQAGTAAAVCEKLLGVTSNFGLTALMAGTVPQPGTPRGQQKDHVLLCDWPVEWLERYVARNYVDHDPVVSHMKQLQAPFQWREAAQGIRIDNGSDEVMGDASEFKLRDGLAFPLITLDGQIVMVSLGGEAVELSGAEFGLVSLVSTYAVGRAMQLHTMASKTIDHIELTPRERECLKWAAVGKSEWEISQILGISEHTSEKHLLNAKSKLGAVNRVQAVAEAIRRGYIS
- a CDS encoding transporter substrate-binding domain-containing protein; amino-acid sequence: MAFRWISIALASMLIGVQSLAGIARAAEPQVPVLWDAKERLPKPDLSALPRLRFLTTTDFPPFNFLDSAGRLSGFHIDLARAICAELDVADKCQIQALPWAELEGALQKGEGEAIIAGIAATPESRSKYAFSRSYLQFPARFIMPKTKAFAEPIFDRLRSKRVGVIAGSAHERMLRDYFGTVQVVPFDRPEALYGDLKAGKIDAAFGDGMRFAFWLGGSDAAGCCRFAGGPYLAPEYLGSGMAIATRAGDPALAAALDYALQEISIKGTFAEFYLRYFPVSFF
- a CDS encoding tellurite resistance TerB family protein, producing the protein MPLPTPHEALIYLMVITSASDRDMTDVELARIGDVVRSWPVFQDFSHDRLVSVAQACQKRLHEKDGLEGVLALVAEALPERLRDTAYAAAFEVAAVDLEMRMEEVRVLQLIRRQLDLDTLTVAAIGRAAKARLRTLT
- a CDS encoding lysine--tRNA ligase, translating into MAGSNIVDLNPEVLAAAAESKAWPFEEAKKIIERYKDTGFPETILFETGYGPSGLPHIGTFGEVARTSMVRHAFRVLTRDTVKTKLLCFSDDMDGMRKIPDNVPDRAALEPHLHKPLSSVPNPFGGDYASFADHNNAMLCRFLDTFGFDYEFASATAYYKAGRFDAMLLRAAERFDEIMAVMLPTLGQERQATYSPFLPISPKSGRVLYVPMKHVDAKAGTITFDDDGTETTLSITGGRVKLQWKPDFGMRWAALGVDFEMFGKDHQTNAVVYDRICNILGGRAPEHFVYELFLDENGQKISKSKGNGITIDQWLAYAPTESLGLYMYQRPRQAKKLYFDVIPRAVDEYYTFLTAYGRQDWKERLGNPVWHMHDGNPPTIDLPVPFSLLLNLVSASNAQNTDVLWGFISRHAPGVTPATHPELDQLVGYAIRYFDDFVKPAKVYRAADAVEREALTKLSDALAALPSGASGEAIQNAALNVARKIERYQDHSKQSPEGGPGVSGAFFQMIYQVLIGQERGPRFGSFAALYGIAETRGLIERALAGQLAA
- a CDS encoding thermonuclease family protein → MRPHHAVVAALAILAMAAAVVAGGRVLQRGDDNVGVDKIEANADTVPSEPATSAIPQAMPAKPAVHSRAIDPEIVAPPQLPAEELERVEPRAPLGKLALAVPLKPKMPDDWKGTPLFQPVASAAGLIEAKGYSVAISGIDIIRQDETCSDDGKSWACGIRARTAFRAFLRGRAVICAVPPEGGRDLIAAECRIGKQDVGQWLVENGWARAAAGGRYVEAGDKARAAKKGIFAAAPNLSGLPPAPTPVVAAPTTQQILDPSATEATPPTDQPAPAQ